One window of the Colletotrichum destructivum chromosome 4, complete sequence genome contains the following:
- a CDS encoding Putative gamma-glutamyltranspeptidase, nucleophile aminohydrolase, protein MKPSSSHSIWRCSASLLLLAELRSTSAATVPQFVFNPHAGSSGAVASEAVECSKIGRDLIARGGNAVDALVGTTFCVGTVGMYHSGIGGGGFVVVRDADGNYESVDFRESAPAAAFQDMYKGNIEGSVYGGLAVGVPSEVRGLEYIHKKYGVLPWKAVVTLAAQLATTGFRVSEDLVRYMANAINGQYNFLVEDPVWAEEFAPNGTLLQLGDTIYRKRYGATLAKIAEEGPDAFYSGPIAESIIATVRATNGSLTLDDLSSYKVVTRPSLSISYRGHRLVSVGSPASGAVCLNTLKIMEQFDPSESADTHLGVHRFDEALRFAYGARSLLGDPDFVDGIGPFEDTLIDEATAKDIRHRILDNQTQPVDWYDPHGMYASEGFGTSHIVTADKSGMATSLTTTVNLLFGAQIMDPLSGVILNNEMNDFSIPGVRNAFGFEPSPANFVRANKRPLSSITPVIVEHPDGTLYATVGAAGGSRIISSTAQVAWHVLEHGRTMKQALREPRLHDQLMPNTVTFEYAFDNDTVASMIEKGHDVTWVPEGRSAVQGIIFDGGVFEAASEPRQKNSGAFTV, encoded by the exons ATGA AACCGTCATCCTCCCACTCGATATGGCGCTGCTCTGCCTCCCTGCTATTGCTGGCCGAGCTCCGctcaacctcggccgcgacggtGCCGCAGTTCGTCTTCAACCCGCacgccggcagctcgggcgCCGTCGCGAGTGAGGCCGTGGAATGCAGCAAGATAGGCCGTGACCTGATTGCGCGCGGC GGAAACGCCGTTGACGCGCTTGTGGGTACGACCTTCTGTGTCGGCACCGTGGGCATGTACCACTcgggcatcggcggcggcggcttcgtgGTGGTTAGAGACGCCGATGGGAACTACGAGTCCGTCGATTTTAGggagtcggcgccggccgcggcgttcCAGGACATGTACAAGGGCAACATCGAGGGCAGCGTCTacggcggcctggccgtcggcgtgcCGAGCGAGGTCCGTGGGTTGGAATACATCCACAAGAAGTACGGC GTCTTGCCTTGGAAGGCCGTAGTCACTCTGGCCGCGCAACTGGCGACAACGGGCTTTAGAGTCTCTGAAGACTTGGTGCGATACATGGCCAACGCCATCAACGGACAGTACaacttcctcgtcgaggaccccGTCTGGGCCGAGGAGTTTGCCCCGAACG GTACACTTCTTCAACTTGGTGACACAATCTACCGCAAACGATACGGGGC CACCCTTGCCAAGATCGCGGAGGAAGGCCCCGACGCGTTCTACTCTGGCCCCATCGCCGAATCCATAATCGCCACCGTCCGAGCCACAAACGGCTCTctcaccctcgacgacctgtcGTCTTACAAGGTCGTCACGCGGCCCTCCTTATCCATCTCCTACCGCGGCCACCGTCTCGTCTCCGTCGGCTCCCCCGCCAGCGGCGCCGTGTGCCTCAACACCCTCAAGATCATGGAGCAGTTCGACCCCTCCGAGAGCGCCGACACCCACCTCGGCGTCCACcgcttcgacgaggccctgcgcTTCGCCTACGGCGCGAGgtccctcctcggcgacccggacttcgtcgacggcatcggcCCCTTCGAGGACAccctcatcgacgaggccaccGCCAAGGATATCCGCCACAGGATCCTGGACAACCAGACGCAACCGGTCGACTGGTATGACCCCCACGGCATGTACGCGAGCGAAGGGTTCGGCACCTCTCACATCGTGACGGCGGACAAGTCGGGCATGGCCACGTCTCTTACCACGACCGTGAACCTCCTATTTGGCGCCCAGATCATGGACCCCCTGTCCGGCGTGATCCT CAACAACGAGATGAACGACTTCTCCATCCCCGGCGTCCGAAACGCCTTCGGCTTCGAGCCGTCCCCCGCCAACTTCGTCCGCGCCAACAAGCGgcccctctcctccatcactcccgtcatcgtcgagcacCCGGACGGCACCCTCTacgccaccgtcggcgccgcaGGCGGCTCGCGCATCATCAGCTCCACCGCCCAGGTCGCCTGGCACGTCCTTGAGCACGGTCGAACGATGAAGCAGGCGCTCCGCGAACCGCGCCTGCACGACCAGCTCATGCCCAACACCGTCACCTTCGAATACGCCTT
- a CDS encoding Putative Actin family, ATPase, nucleotide binding domain-containing protein, translated as MANQTPAVVMDNGTGFSKLGFAGNDSPSFVFPTAIATKGAAGGSGGTGSGRPAVANKPSFLTGGAGPGGHLNSKRGTEDLDFFIGDEAIAASGGPGYGLHYPIRHGQIENWDHMERFWSNSIFKYLRVEPEDHFFLLTEPPLNPPENRENTAEIFFESFNCAGLYIAVQAVLALAASWTSSKVHDRSLTGTVIDSGDGVTHVIPVAEGYVIGSSIKSIPIAGRDLTYFVQSLLRDRGEPDSSLKTAQEIKEQHCYVCPDIVKEFSRYDRDPTRFIKHPVLQPGGRQVSVDVGYERFLAPEIFFNPEIYSSDFLTPLPTVVDNVIQSSPIDVRRGLYKNIVLSGGSTLYKDFGRRLQRDIKQLVDARIRASEVRSGGAKSGGLEVQVITHKRQRHGPWFGGSLLGQTPEFRSYCHTKAEYEEYGPSIVRRFALLGGPGGS; from the exons ATGGCGAACCAAACGCCTGCCGTTGTCATGGACAA CGGCACGGGATTCTCGAAGCTCG GTTTCGCCGGCAACGACTCCCCGTCCTTCGTGTTCCCGACCGCCATCGCGACGAAAGGTGCTGCCGGAGGCAGTGGAGGAACGGGCTCCGGCCGTCCAGCTGTTGCGAACAAGCCTTCCTTCCTtacgggcggcgcaggcccCGGCGGCCACCTGAACTCGAAGCGAGGAACCGAGGACTTGGACTTCTTTATTGGCGATGAGGCCATTGCGGCCTCTGGAGGACCCG GCTACGGTCTTCACTATCCCATCCGCCACGGTCAAATAGAGAACTGG GACCACATGGAACGATTCTGGTCCAACTCCATCTTTAAGTACCTCCGCGTCGAGCCCGAAGACcacttcttcctcctcacAGAACCG CCCCTGAACCCTCCTGAGAACCGCGAGAACACGGCCGAGATCTTCTTCGAGTCGTTCAACTGCGCCGGTCTGTACATCGCCGTCCAGGCCGTgcttgcccttgccgcctCGTGGACCTCGTCCAAGGTTCACGACCGGTCTCTGACCGGTACGGTCATCGACTCTGGTGACGGTGTTACCCACGTCATCCCTGTCGCCGAGGGCTACGTCATTGGATCCTCCATCAAGTCGATCCCCATCGCCGGCCGCGACCTGACCTACTTCGTGCAGTCCCTGCTGCGCGACAGAGGCGAGCCGGACTCGTCGCTTAAGACGGCCCAGGAGATCAAGGAGCAGCACTGCTACGTGTGCCCTGATATCGTCAAGGAGTTCTCCCGCTACGACCGCGATCCCACCCGCTTCATCAAGCACCCCGTGCTCCAGCCTGGTGGCCGTCAGGTCTCCGTCGATGTCGGATACGAACGCTTCCTCGCTCCCGAGATCTTCTTCAACCCCGAGATTTACAGCTCCGACTTCCTCACTCCTCTTCCCACtgtcgtcgacaacgtcatCCAGTCGTCGCCTATTGACGTGCGTCGCGGTCTCTACAAGAACATTGTCCTTTCTGGAGGCAGCACTCTGTACAAGGATTTTGGTCGTCGTTTGCAGAGAGATATCAAGCAGTTGGTTGACGCGCGCATCCGTGCCAGCGAGGTCCGTAGTGGCGGTGCCAAGTCCGGCGGCTTGGAGGTTCAGGTCATTACGCacaagagacagagacacgGTCCCTGGTTCGGTGGTAGCTTGTTGGGCCAGACGCCCGAGTTCCGCTCCTATTGCCACACCAAGGCTGAG TACGAGGAGTACGGTCCTAGCATTGTTAGACGGTTTGCGCTGCTGGGCGGCCCTGGCGGCTCATAA
- a CDS encoding Putative armadillo-like helical, UNC-45/Cro1/She4, central domain-containing protein: protein MAAVTQATAPKTAPSREDETLLVLARLMEGGQEDDETIRDLDQLTKLLNEDTQLIQAKAGAPTICKLIDGDCVDTVLTYLDMRQPEIVRAHAVIATSAYLKAAGDDGAKKLSGFFFDKIKRGTYDDYIVAFCVAAATFPVVPDLTAELFLSEGFLSSLGPLMRRKWKSRKVETACLEMLNAACMNSQCRDAVNKYCTEWLEEVVDQDPDQIAKEMQQDPEYSAKEGSITMRKHSEQVQNLAAVILAKLRAVPSAPAQSEDGRGKISPAITTIEELSTRFTTMLLSEDDHGHQHSIEGLAYASIQPVIKEKLAGNADFLKKLVKTLANAPPKSPVTYGALSILVNLTRYQPSLTEEEKKMNQLKAYAAAAGKSAGPDPLNDNDHVTERCKRVFEAGVTPVLVTHSKNGSPASLSLTVAIIYSLSVTTSLRGKLAQQGAVKLLLAAWATLPESEAAGRRTAAQALARILISTNPSLVFGGSRSNPQSSAIRPLISIIPPDPAAETRDLLPTFEALMALTNLASTDDLDTRRAIVRVAWPQIEDQLLSSNARVSKAAVELVCNLVQAAEGMALYADGSPQAKGRLHILLALADAEDEGTRSAAGGALAALTGHENVVQAVVERERGVKVILDMCADDNEDLRHRAGFIVYNMVAAEGAPGANARKKIVEEGGLEALKEAAKKSRRAEVVEVLVQALKILLEDDRALEG from the exons atggccgccgtcactCAAGCGACGGCTCCCAAGACGGCGCCCTCACGAGAGGATGAAACTCTCCTCGTGCTTGCGCGATTAATGGAGGGTGGACAAGAGGATGACGAAACAATTCGCGACCTCGACCAACTCACGAAGCTGCTCAATGAGGACACCCAGCTCAtccaggccaaggccggcgcccCCACGATATGCAAACTCATCGACGGTGACTGCGTCGACACCGTCCTGACATATCTCGACATGAGACAGCCCGAGATCGTCCGCGCAcacgccgtcatcgccaccTCCGCCTacctcaaggccgccggcgatgatggtgccAAGAAGCTTTCTGGCTTCTTTTTCGACAAGATCAAGAGGGGCACCTATGACGACTACATCGTTGCGTTCTgcgtcgctgccgccacctTCCCCGTTGTGCCCGACCTCACGGCAGAGCTATTTCTCAGCGAGGGCTTCTTGAGCTCCCTCGGGCCTTTGATGAGAAGGAAGTGGAAGAGCCGCAAGGTCGAGACCGCCTGCCTGGAGATGCTCAACGCCGCCTGCATGAATTCGCAGTGCCGCGACGCTGTTAACAAGTACTGCACCGAGTGGCTCGAAGAGGTTGTTGACCAGGACCCCGACCAGATCGCCAAGGAAATGCAACAGGACCCCGAGTACTCGGCCAAGGAGGGCTCCATCACCATGCGCAAACACTCGGAGCAAGTCCAGAACCTCGCGGCCGTCATCCTAGCGAAACTGAGG GCAGTGCCCTCCGCACCGGCGCAGAGTGAGGACGGGCGAGGGAAGATTTCACCTGCAATCACTACCATCGAAGAGCTGTCGACGAGATTCACCACCATGCTCCTGAGTGAAGACGACCATGGGCACCAACACTCTATCGAGGGACTGGCCTACGCATCGATTCAGCCGGTAatcaaggagaagctggcaGGGAACGCTGACTTCTTGAAGAAGCTTGTTAAGACGTTGGCCAACGCTCCGCCCAAGTCGCCTGTGACCTATGGAGCTCTCAGTATTCTGGTGAACCTCACTAGATACCAGCCCAGTCTGAccgaggaggaaaagaagatgaaccagctcaaggcctacgccgccgccgctggtaAGTCCGCCGGACCCGATCCCCTCAACGACAACGATCATGTCACAGAACGATGCAAGCGCGTCTTCGAAGCGGGCGTCACACCGGTCCTGGTGACGCACAGCAAGAATGGCTCACCCGCGTCGCTCTCACTCACTGTCGCTATCATTTACTCCCTTTCAGTTACGACGTCGCTGCGTGGAAAGCTTGCCCAGCAGGGCGCCGTCAAGCTCCTcttggcggcgtgggcgacCCTGCCGGAGTCGGAAGCTGCAGGTCGTCGCACGGCCGCACAAGCTTTGGCGCGCATTCTCATCAGCACCAACCCGTCCCTCGTATTCGGCGGAAGCCGCTCCAACCCGCAGAGCTCTGCGATCCGGCCTCTCATCTCCATCATTCCCCCagacccggccgccgagacccGGGACCTCCTCCCGACCTTCGAGGCGCTCATGGCTCTCACCAACCTCGCATCCACTGATGATCTCGACACCAGACGGGCCATTGTCCGGGTGGCGTGGCCGCAGATCGAGGATCAGCTTCTCAGCTCGAATGCCCGGGTGTCCAAGGCCGCGGTCGAACTCGTCTGCAACCTCGTACAGGCCGCCGAAGGCATGGCGCTGTACGCCGACGGTAGCCCCCAGGCCAAGGGCCGTTTGcacatcctcctcgccttggCGGATGCTGAAGACGAAGGAACGCGCAGCGCGGCAGGTGGTGCGTTGGCAGCCCTCACGGGGCACGAGAACGTTGTGCAGGCCGTTGTGGAACGCGAGCGGGGCGTCAAGGTCATACTCGACATGtgcgccgacgacaacgaggacCTGCGGCACCGCGCTGGCTTCATTGTCTACAACATGGTGGCTGCCGAAGGCGCGCCCGGGGCCAACGCGCGGAAGAAgatcgtcgaggagggcggtcTTGAGGCTCTCAAGgaggcggccaagaagagccGGCGGGCTGAGGTGGTCGAGGTTCTGGTGCAGGCTTTGAAGATTCTACTCGAGGACGACCGGGCGTTGGAAGGTTAG
- a CDS encoding Putative peptidase T2, asparaginase 2, nucleophile aminohydrolase: MENLVAEAHHDPASAVASSALPCLETIHAPSLQNHAKTMGGANGTVDRVLKRMHKGKFIGAIFIHAGAGFHSHQNERVHLEACSDAASMGMKFLKSGASATEAVEAALRVLEDKEITNAGYGSNLSMDGTVECDATIVDHLGRSGACGAVPNIRNPVCLAKLILDKSSQPLSLRRVPPNILVGEGAKNFALENGMQSVPNEYLISKNARDRFLRWQEDLRRAEEKQKQTGTRKAPGEATDSCQQYETIPTPARMYQNQQRDHVSAILSGTWNEGQPDSPLRGSPALEQMQGQYQGSPPYGSSHSWASPSRQTIERSPLSHVGASAPSANRSRPHILQEEGPLTASSSQLANEGNRDGTISPLWTDGTKLASTIAQLQGCSTRGLKRPFSATELEHEDVITDTVGAIAIDERGHIAAGSSSGGIGMKHRGRIGPAALVGIGTAVVPCDPDDPDKTSVATVTSGTGEHMATTMASQRCAERIYGNTRRGPGGRDVEEWDEDAIMESFITNDFMGHPGVRNGNSIGAIGVMTVKKTRAGYYLYFAHNTDSFALASMSGSDREPVCVMSRLGESAQVTRGARRIRVDQGT; the protein is encoded by the exons ATGGAAAACTTGGTTGCCGAGGCACATCACGACCCGGCCTCTGCAGTTGCAAGCTCTGCATTGCCTTGTTTAGAGACCATCCATGCTCCCAGCTTACAAAATCATGCAAAGACAATGGGGGGCGCTAATGGCACAGTCGACCGCGTGTTGAAGCGAATGCACAAGGGCAAATTCATCGGGGCCATCTTCATCCATGCGGGTGCCGGTTTTCACAGTCACCAAAACGAACGAGTTCACCTTGAGGCTTGTAGCGA TGCCGCTTCCATGGGAATGAAGTTTCTGAAGTCTGGTGCCTCGGCTaccgaggccgtcgaagCTGCTTTACGCGTCCTCGAAGACAAGGAGATCACCAACGCCGGTTACGGATCCAATCTTTCAATGGATGGGACCGTCGAATGCGATGCAACGATTGTCGATCATCTTGGTAGAAGTGGTGCTTGCGGAGCTGTCCCAA ACATCAGAAACCCGGTCTGCCTCGCAAAGTTGATCTTGGACAAGAGCAGCCAGCCTCTGTCCTTGCGACGAGTCCCGCCAAATATTCTCGTTGGTGAGGGCGCCAAAAACTTCGCCTTGGAAAACGGAATGCAAAGTGTTCCCAACGAGTACCTAATCTCTAAAAACGCGCGTGACCGGTTTTTACGATGGCAAGAAGATCTTAGACGGGCCGAAGAGAAGCAGAAACAGACTGGGACTCGCAAAGCACCTGGAGAAGCGACTGATAGCTGCCAGCAATACGAGACAATACCAACACCCGCCCGAATGTACCAGAACCAACAGAGGGACCACGTCAGTGCTATTCTCAGCGGTACATGGAATGAAGGCCAGCCTGATTCACCACTGCGAGGTTCTCCGGCACTCGAACAGATGCAGGGCCAATACCAGGGGAGCCCTCCGTATGGATCATCGCACTCTTGGGCGTCACCCTCACGGCAAACAATAGAACGTTCTCCTTTGAGCCACGTTGGAGCTTCTGCGCCTTCTGCCAACAGATCTCGACCTCACATActgcaagaagaagggcccCTGACGGCGTCTTCCAGCCAGCTGGCAAATGAAGGAAATCGTGATGGCACCATATCCCCTCTGTGGACAGATGGAACGAAGTTGGCAAGCACCATTGCACAGCTCCAGGGCTGCAGTACTCGCGGACTTAAGCGACCATTTTCTGCAACCGAGCTGGAGCACGAAGATGTCATCACCGACACCGTTGGAGCCATAGCGATTGATGAGAGGGGGCACATCGCGGCGGGCTCCTCTTCCGGTGGCATCGGAATGAAACATCGGGGGCGCATAGGTCCCGCTGCTCTGGTGGGCATTGGCACAGCTGTCGTGCCATGCGACCCGGATGACCCAGACAAAACCAGCGTGGCAACGGTCACCAGTGGCACGGGAGAGCACATGGCCACCACTATGGCATCTCAACGATGTGCTGAAAGGATCTATGGCAATACCCGCCGAGGACCGGGCGGCAGAGATGTTGAGGAgtgggacgaggacgccattATGGAATCCTTCATCACGAACGACTTCATGGGCCATCCCGGCGTCAGGAATGGCAACTCGATCGGGGCGATTGGCGTGATGACAGTCAAGAAGACGCGGGCTGGGTATTATTTATACTTCGCCCACAACACTGACTCGTTCGCGCTGGCTTCCATGAGTGGTTCCGACAGAGAGCCCGTATGCGTCATGTCCCGCTTGGGCGAGTCTGCTCAAGTTACTCGGGGCGCCCGAAGGATACGGGTCGATCAAGGAACATGA
- a CDS encoding Putative (Uracil-5)-methyltransferase family, nucleic acid-binding, RNA methyltransferase TrmA, protein MSWSLRLLPRLTSSYSSLRPAVITLIGPGRAYYASAAPLHPLIRKIRMSSNTDTPQPAQAPQQGQGHVQGLEQKKWQSNNGGRPNGNKRGFQGQGQGGRGKDKQRKSKRERNITEGSSEEVLAADVQALIASRKESLPEPAAAAGAADAGTGTGTEVKEGDAEAEAETAAETQTQTQTQPPSQPALPAPFTEIEVEVLALSSTGDGLAVHAGSPPTQIYVVPFVAPGDIAKVKVIRHFPAESYSMADYLSVVTPGPLRDDTRVNCKYFTQCSGCQFQMLSYDTQLAHKRTIVEKAFRNFSNLDPSLVPDVAETIGSPLQYGYRTKLTPHFDGPPGHHKRNKPRQALDRVPDIGFNVKGRRAVLDIEDCPIGTDAVRLGMKRERARIARDYGTYTKGATILLRESTKRYPKKVIGGGDGNAAATTAEGQPETEPEQQQPPAETPSDAIRIDTDTHTDIKTCISEPGAMSTEYIGRYLFTNPANSFFQNNNSILPTFTGYIRDRVMPPAGPNRDRIKYLIDAYSGSGLFTITLASLFRGSTGIDIAKDSIECARKNARLNDLPESQCNFMAADAPQLFAHVTYPADETVVVIDPPRKGCDNDFLSQLLRYGPRRVVYVSCNVHTQARDVGVLVRGDGGDGTRYDIESLVGFDFFPQTGHVEGVAVLNRVEKAA, encoded by the coding sequence ATGAGTTGGTCACTGCGGCTTCTCCCGAGACTCACTTCATCTTATTCCTCACTTCGTCCGGCGGTGATCACACTCATCGGCCCCGGCCGCGCTTACTACGCCTCGGCCGCACCCCTTCACCCACTCATACGCaagatcagaatgtcgtcaAATACAGACACGCCGCAGCCGGCCCAGGCACCTCAACAAGGCCAGGGTCACGTTCAGGGGTTGGAGCAGAAGAAATGGCAGAGCAACAACGGAGGCAGGCCCAACGGCAACAAGCGCGGGTTCCagggccaaggccaaggcgggCGCGGCAAGGACAAGCAGCGCAAGTCGAAGCGTGAGAGGAACATCACCGAAGGGTCGTCGGAGGAAGTCTTGGCGGCCGATGTGCAAGCGCTCATCGCGTCCCGCAAAGAGTCTCTACCAGAgccggctgcggctgcgggaGCGGCAGAtgccggcaccggcacgGGCACGGAGGTGAAGgaaggcgacgccgaggccgaggccgagaccgcGGCCGAGACCCAGACCCAAACCCAAACCCAACCCCCGTCACAACCCGCCCTCCCGGCCCCCTTCAccgagatcgaggtcgaggtcctcgccctctcctcgacgggcgacggcctcgccgtgcACGCAGGCTCCCCGCCTACGCAGATCTACGTCGTCCCCTTCGTGGCCCCCGGCGACATCGCAAAGGTCAAGGTCATCCGCCACTTCCCCGCCGAGTCCTACTCCATGGCCGACTACCTCTCCGTCGTCACCCCGGGCCCGCTGCGCGACGACACCCGCGTCAACTGCAAATACTTCACCCAGTGCTCAGGCTGCCAGTTCCAGATGCTCAGCTACGACACCCAGCTCGCCCACAAGCGTACCATTGTCGAGAAGGCCTTCCGCAACTTCTCCAACCTCGACCCGTCCCTCGTCccggacgtcgccgagaccaTCGGCAGCCCGCTGCAGTACGGCTACCGCACCAAGCTCACACCGCACTTTGACGGGCCCCCGGGCCACCACAAGAGGAACAAGCCGCGCCAGGCCCTCGACCGCGTCCCCGACATCGGCTTCAATGTCAAgggccgccgcgccgtcctcgacatcgaggacTGCCCCATCGGCACCGAcgccgtccgtctcggcaTGAAGCGTGAGCGCGCCCGCATCGCCCGCGACTACGGCACCTACACCAAGGGCGCCACCATTCTCCTCCGCGAGAGCACGAAGCGCTACCCGAAGAAGGTtatcggcggcggcgacggcaacgccgctgcgacgacggcggaaGGACAACCGGAGACAGAAccggagcagcagcagcccccAGCCGAGACGCCCTCGGACGCGATCCGCATCGACACCGACACCCACACGGACATCAAGACGTGCATCTCGGAGCCGGGCGCCATGAGCACCGAGTACATCGGCCGCTACCTCTTCACCAACCCGGCCAACTCCTTCTTCCAGAACAACAACTCCATCCTACCCACCTTCACGGGCTACATCCGCGACCGCGTCATGCCGCCCGCCGGCCCCAACCGCGACCGCATCAAGTACCTCATCGACGCCTACTCGGGCTCGGGCCTCTTCACAATcaccctcgcctccctcTTCCGCGGCAGCACGggcatcgacatcgccaAGGACTCCATCGAGTGCGCTCGCAAGAACGCCCGCCTCAACGACCTCCCCGAGTCCCAGTGCAACttcatggccgccgacgcgccCCAGCTCTTCGCTCATGTCACCTACCCGGCCGAcgagaccgtcgtcgtcatcgacccGCCCCGCAAGGGCTGCGACAACGACTTCCTCAGCCAGCTGCTGCGCTACGGGCCCAGGCGCGTCGTCTACGTCAGCTGCAACGTCCACACCCAGGCccgcgacgtcggcgtcctggtgcgcggcgacggcggcgacggcacgaGGTACGACATTGAGagcctcgtcggcttcgactTCTTCCCGCAGACGGGTcacgtcgagggcgtcgccgtgTTGAACAGGGTTGAAAAGGCGGCTTGA
- a CDS encoding Putative TFIIH subunit Tfb4/GTF2H3, von Willebrand factor A-like domain superfamily — translation MNAVDASDHYEVSSHEATPSLLSIVIDTNPRAWAALNDVLPLSKAIANVLVFVNAHLAFSNANQVAIFASHSNRAVWLYPAKPEPATANGAAASEDVAMTGVDAFAPTPNQSSANKFPQFAQIESAVMSSMRKLVDATTEADLACTTTQLSGALTLALAHINKTSLSLNETNKAPDVPRSTSSALSRLRARIFILSVSDSEPVQYISTMNAVFAAAHSQIPIDTLALSGDATFLQQASYITDGTFMQAASPRGLLSYLMFAYAADAEARSSLIPPTHHTVDFRAACFCHGRVVDTGFVCSICLSIFCDVPEGSECLTCGTKLSLGSYGAKPAVVPRRKKKKKRTVLANGHIREETGSAAGTPRPG, via the coding sequence aTGAACGCCGTCGATGCTTCGGACCACTACGAGGTCTCCTCGCACGAAGCcaccccttccctcctctccatcgtcatcgacacAAACCCGCGTGCCTGGGCCGCCCTGAACGATGTCCTCCCGCTctccaaggccatcgccaacgtcCTCGTTTTCGTCAACGCGCACCTCGCCTTCAGCAATGCGAACCAGGTCGCCATCTTTGCCTCCCACAGCAACCGCGCCGTATGGCTCTATCCCGCCAAGCCCGAGCCCGCTacggccaacggcgccgcTGCCTCTGAGGACGTCGCCATgaccggcgtcgacgccttcgcccCGACCCCGAACCAGTCCTCCGCCAACAAATTCCCCCAGTTCGCCCAGATCGAGTCCGCCGTCATGTCCTCGATGcgcaagctcgtcgacgccaccaccgaggccgacctcgccTGCACCACCACCCAACTCTCGGGCGCCCTtaccctcgccctcgcccacaTCAACAAgacctccctctccctcaaCGAGACCAACAAGGCTCCTGACGTCCCCcgctccacctcctccgccctGAGCCGTCTCCGCGCCCGCATCTTTATCCTCTCCGTTTCCGACTCGGAGCCTGTCCAGTACATCTCCACCATgaacgccgtcttcgccgccgcccactcCCAGATCCCCATCGATACCCTCGCCCTCTCGGGCGACGCCACCTTCCTCCAGCAGGCGAGCTACATCACTGACGGCACCTTCATGCAGGCCGCCAGCCCCCGCGGCCTCTTGAGCTATCTTATGTTCgcctacgccgccgacgccgaggcccgcTCCTCCCTTATCCCCCCGACCCACCACACCGTCGACTTCCgcgccgcctgcttctgccACGgtcgcgtcgtcgacacTGGCTTCGTCTGCAGCATTTGCCTCAGCATCTTCTGCGACGTCCCCGAAGGCTCCGAGTGCCTCACCTGCGGCACCAAGCTCTCTCTCGGCAGCTATGGCGCTAagcccgccgtcgtcccccgccggaagaagaagaagaagaggaccGTCCTGGCAAACGGCCACATCCGGGAGGAGACGGGCAGCGCTGCGGGCACGCCGCGTCCGGGATAA